In the Acetobacterium sp. KB-1 genome, GCGATTAAACGCGTTATTTCTGGTTCAGACCAAGAGACAATCGATGCTAGCTCAGGCCCCACCCTCCCAGGCGGCTTTAAAAACTCCCTGTTGGTCTATGACGGCAGCACCCTGATGCTCTACGCTTACTAAAACTCCTATAGCCAGCCCGGTCGTGGCTTGCCCCGGCTGCAAAAAAACTCAGAGGCCCCTGATTCATCCTGAATCAGGGGCCTCTTTAGGCACTTATACGACTTACCACGATACTTAATCAGATCACCGATCAGCCTTACTGATCAGCTTTTACCTTAAACCGCAACACCGTCTTTAACTTATTCGTCTCGGTCCGGCGGGGATCATAAATCTCCCGATGGGTTTTATCACTGCGCCGATAGCCATGCTCACTGCAAAAAGCTTCCATCTGCGCAAAGCTGGCCGGCTCATCATCATAGCTGCCCAAATGCAGCATTTGGCAGCAGGTGCCTTCCTCTATTTCCCCAAGCCGGATACGATCGAGGAAGTCATTGGGCTTTTTCTTTTTGACTTCCGTGATAAACCGGGCAGCCAGTTCAGCGGTCAGAAAATCCGGCTGGCGGATCATCATCGTATAGGCATAGTTACTTTTATCCGCACTGGTTCTGGTCGTGTCGACCAGATCCCAGACCCCTTCCAGGGGGAAAACGGTATAGTCGTAATAGCCCTCCGGAATGGTCTTGCTCTTATAGGACATTTTTACTGCGTAGCTGAAGCTGTACAGCGCCCCCACCACCTCCGCAAACGCTTCCCCATTGGGATCGCCATTACCGTCTAACATAGCAAAGTGCATCGCCGGAACCGCAATGATTGACGGCTGAGACTTTGGTAAATACAAGGCTTTAAATTGCTTTTTATAATCGACTTTGTCCATCGTTTGCGTCTCCCTTAATTCAGTGAAATATAGACATGGATCTCGGCGTTGGCCATGTCTTCCCCGGGTTGATATTCCTCAAAATCGCTACTAAATTTCCGGTCGAGCTTCATATCCCAAAGCTTCACCCATAAGTCGCCAACGGCCTGCTGCACATCACCATGGACAACAAATTTTGCATAGTTACCAGGTGCAATGCTTACGGTTTCAACCCGCTCTGATTGCGAAGCTGCAGCATCAACTTCACAACCAACCACCACGTCATAAGTGCCGGCCACACCATTTTCATAATTGGTATAAAGACCAATACATTTCTCATTTTTTCTGCCGGTCAGGGAGGCTTCAATTCCTTCCCCATAAAAACGCTGCCAGGTGGCACCAATTTTTTCAACCATCTGGGGATCGGTATTACTGGTGCGTATTTTCAGCCCCGCCACTTGCTTTTCTGTTAGTTGTACCAATTCATAATCCATTTGTGTATACCTCTTTCTAACTTATTAATAAATTCAGTATACACCCTTTAACCTGACACCTAATGTCATATTAAAGATATTTTTTAAGACCATCTTCCAATTTTTTCTTAATTGCCTCCCGCAACCACTGGGGTTCTAACACCTCAGCAGCATCACCATAAGAAAGAATATAGCCATACACCCAGCCATCCTCGGGCAAGCGGCTCGCTACCACAAAGGACCCATCCTGATTTTTTGTGATCGCGGCCGGATCAAATTCATCATAGATCCGAAACGCCATGCTCGCGTCAATTCTCAGGATCAACCTGATTTGGGAAGCGCTTATCTCCGGTTTTTCAAAAACAGGGCCCTCCGGCAGGGTCCGGGAAAAAGCCTCCGATAACTGCCGGAGCTGCCTGATCCGACTGACCTTGAAAAAGCGCAACGCCTCTTTAC is a window encoding:
- a CDS encoding GyrI-like domain-containing protein translates to MDKVDYKKQFKALYLPKSQPSIIAVPAMHFAMLDGNGDPNGEAFAEVVGALYSFSYAVKMSYKSKTIPEGYYDYTVFPLEGVWDLVDTTRTSADKSNYAYTMMIRQPDFLTAELAARFITEVKKKKPNDFLDRIRLGEIEEGTCCQMLHLGSYDDEPASFAQMEAFCSEHGYRRSDKTHREIYDPRRTETNKLKTVLRFKVKADQ
- a CDS encoding GyrI-like domain-containing protein, encoding MDYELVQLTEKQVAGLKIRTSNTDPQMVEKIGATWQRFYGEGIEASLTGRKNEKCIGLYTNYENGVAGTYDVVVGCEVDAAASQSERVETVSIAPGNYAKFVVHGDVQQAVGDLWVKLWDMKLDRKFSSDFEEYQPGEDMANAEIHVYISLN